From the Musa acuminata AAA Group cultivar baxijiao chromosome BXJ3-7, Cavendish_Baxijiao_AAA, whole genome shotgun sequence genome, one window contains:
- the LOC135642515 gene encoding epsin-3-like, producing MFASAAAATITMDAPFFHELRKQASYFLKQKIQTARLALTDVTPAQLLTEEATNASSSAPDAKTMRCISRAAFEIDDYWRIVEILHKRFDKLDRRQWREPYKALILLEYLLTHGPGSIADEFQSDTEAIRDLGNIEYIDERGFDWGVAAREKTVRVLKLLEKGPHLKEERERARKISRGIQGFGSFNLSWSSTAVHRPELVDSRAHDAIVNSEKENSKRDAGIDRQIRRAAGTARRRPLQENSGYKNLATEGTASPATTKMHLPEESKPLLHY from the exons ATGtttgcttctgctgctgctgctaccatCACCATGGACGCTCCTTTCTTCCATGAGCTACGAAAGCAGGCTTCCTACTTCCTCAAGCAAAAGATCCAGACGGCGCGATTGGCTCTCACCGACGTCACTCCTGCTCAACT ACTGACTGAGGAAGCTACCAACGCGAGCTCGTCGGCGCCGGACGCCAAGACCATGCGCTGCATATCGCGGGCGGCCTTCGAGATCGACGACTACTGGAGAATCGTGGAGATTTTGCACAAAAG GTTCGACAAGCTCGACAGGCGGCAGTGGAGAGAGCCTTACAAGGCTCTGATACTTCTCGAGTATCTCCTCACCCACGGACCTGGGAGCATCGCGGATGAGTTCCAGAGCGATACAGAAGCTATACGAGATCTCGGTAACATCGAGTACATCGATGAACGGGG GTTCGATTGGGGCGTGGCTGCGAGAGAGAAAACAGTGAGGGTCCTGAAGCTGCTGGAGAAAGGGCCACATCTCAAGGAAGAGCGCGAGCGGGCGAGAAAGATCTCTCGTGGGATTCAAGGATTCGGTAGCTTCAACCTGAGTTGGTCATCAACCGCTGTTCATCGACCTGAGTTGGTAGATTCAAGGGCTCATGATGCAATCGTCAACAGCGAAAAGGAGAACTCGAAGCGCGATGCCGGGATCGATCGACAGATAAGGAGAGCGGCAGGAACAGCGAGAAGAAGACCCCTACAAGAGAACTCAGGCTACAAGAATTTGGCAACCGAGGGAACTGCAAGTCCGGCTACAACAAAGATGCATCTTCCAGAGGAATCAAAGCCACTGCTACATTACTGA
- the LOC135642573 gene encoding uncharacterized protein LOC135642573, which produces MADPLRHENDHPGCMQSLLHFLDLHQRLRIRKTLAYRRSSSARVKSPKKKQNSASVGDDQNSLDKDEDLLTKNKENSGGRSSPNALMKSLISRRRSREKDKKQNTSPSSSQMQRTLSIHHLESDDYVSPDELTPQNENFATELTSDVTECSSSNEAVPPLPMTSERAAIEKQSRFGRSKSHVNWASRHQLVDKKLNVARDSIPNDLGRDAALYKSKEFMEMMQLFSENKELFLKFLQDPTFIFTDYTQEQAASISAMKLTKSGSFPAAGWSHRNRPLSLDDKQEENGSIDAPSSTCNAVEDGAHSMESMAHPDAANMLKAESEALDRAELGFAETKNTKNVGNVSTRFKVLKQKIKYIIKENKKEHQRISMDSILHKIPYGEKVSENVKKEAESLWHRRLGKSISRAKKIGLLSSSNKQTLRSIRKSSSLTESLGRYSQLLESVSSTESKRSPDMSMMIKEDTDSLRQKTPKLLKRIFSLPELPTGSASKDLRNEVSNSQLLVRPTSRAVARSTTVKTCDTSQLDSVAALTSNEHSIEPEKLVEHFMEEDVSGIPVETEEPSVPIDEQEQSIVDEDSFSSLDGSKILVTDSKVHEDTTSPTGETPQSETEESELMTIAEADFGIDASLTMENLEQQQIEETPTQTKFSEFSSFHIQVHEGEEAEFEYVRNILMMSGFSSEEAFGEWHLPDQPVDPSLFEDSLDDLETAAAEPNITLKHMLLFDLINEVLLETYDTSFAYCPWVLHADCQIRPLTVGHRVLEEVWAVISKHLSYQLLLDQTVESTVARDFTRNDGWMNLQHDTEYVALDLEDLLLEDLIDEIVLEFAGLSCSSMLHVPYYN; this is translated from the exons ATGGCCGACCCCCTGCGGCATGAAAATGATCACCCAGGATGCATGCAGAGCCTCCTCCATTTCCTCGATCTGCACCAGCGTCTTCGCATACGGAAAACCTTGGCGTATCGAAGAAGCAGCTCCGCGA GGGTCAAATCTCCAAAGAAGAAACAGAACAGTGCTTCAGTTGGCGACGATCAGAACTCTTTGGATAAAGATGAAGACTTGCTT ACCAAAAACAAAGAGAATTCTGGAGGCAGAAGCTCCCCTAATGCTCTTATGAAAAGCTTGATCTCCAGAAGGAGGTCCAGGGAGAAGGATAAGAAGCAAAACACTTCCCCCTCATCATCACAGATGCAGCGCACCCTCTCCATTCATCACTTGGAAAGCGATGACTATGTCTCTCCTGATGAACTTACTCCTCAAAATGAGAACTTTGCAACTGAGCTTACCTCAGATGTGACTGAGTGCTCTTCTAGCAACGAAGCTGTGCCACCTTTGCCAATGACAAGCGAGAGAGCTGCTATTGAGAAGCAATCTCGATTTGGCAGAAGCAAGAGTCACGTGAATTGGGCGAGTCGCCACCAGCTCGTTGACAAGAAGTTAAATGTAGCAAGAGACTCCATACCAAATGACTTAGGGAGAGATGCTGCACTCTATAAATCCAAAGAGTTCATGGAGATGATGCAGTTGTTCAGCGAGAACAAGGAACTGTTCCTGAAGTTTCTGCAGGATCCTACCTTTATTTTCACCGATTACACGCAAGAACAAGCAGCTTCGATTTCAGCCATGAAACTGACCAAGTCTGGTTCATTTCCTGCTGCAGGATGGTCTCATAGAAACAGACCACTAAGCCTTGATGATAAACAGGAAGAAAATGGATCTATAGATGCACCATCTTCGACTTGTAATGCCGTCGAGGATGGTGCACATTCCATGGAATCAATGGCTCATCCAGATGCTGCTAACATGCTTAAAGCAGAATCTGAAGCTTTAGACCGCGCTGAACTTGGTTTTGCAGAAACAAAGAACACGAAGAATGTTGGAAATGTTTCGACACGATTTAAGGTCCTTAAGCAGAAGATAAAGTACATCATCAAGGAGAACAAGAAGGAACACCAAAGGATCTCCATGGATAGCATCCTTCACAAGATTCCTTATGGCGAGAAAGTCTCAGAAAATGTGAAGAAAGAAGCCGAGAGTCTCTGGCATCGTAGACTAGGCAAGAGCATCTCGAGAGCTAAGAAGATTGGACTTCTTTCTTCAAGCAACAAGCAGACGCTTCGAAGTATCAGGAAGTCTTCCTCTCTCACAGAATCCTTGGGCAGGTACTCGCAGTTGCTAGAATCTGTTTCGAGCACAGAATCTAAGAGGTCTCCTGACATGTCAATGATGATTAAAGAAGATACAGATTCACTGAGGCAGAAGACACCAAAACTATTGAAAAGGATATTTTCGCTTCCAGAACTTCCTACGGGTTCTGCGAGCAAAGATCTCAGGAATGAAGTCTCTAATTCTCAGTTACTGGTGCGACCAACTTCAAGAGCTGTGGCTCGTAGTACAACTGTGAAAACCTGTGACACTAGTCAGCTGGATTCAGTAGCTGCTCTTACCTCCAATGAACATAGCATTGAACCAGAGAAGCTGGTAGAACATTTCATGGAGGAAGATGTTAGTGGGATACCTGTTGAAACCGAAGAACCGTCGGTGCCAATTGATGAACAAGAACAGTCCATAGTAGACGAAGATAGTTTTAGCTCCCTGGACGGCAGCAAGATCTTGGTCACAGACTCGAAAGTTCATGAGGATACTACAAGTCCAACAGGGGAAACTCCACAGAGCGAGACTGAGGAGTCGGAGTTGATGACCATTGCAGAAGCTGATTTTGGCATCGATGCCTCTCTTACTATGGAAAATTTAGAACAGCAGCAGATTGAGGAGACACCAACTCAAACAAAGTTCAGTGAATTCAGCTCTTTCCACATCCAAGTGCACGAAGGGGAGGAGGCTGAGTTCGAATACGTGAGGAACATACTCATGATGTCTGGCTTCAGCAGCGAAGAGGCCTTTGGAGAATGGCACTTGCCGGACCAGCCCGTCGACCCATCACTCTTCGAAGACTCACTGGATGATCTCGAGACTGCTGCAGCTGAACCAAACATCACGCTCAAGCACATGCTCCTGTTCGATCTCATCAACGAAGTGTTGCTGGAAACATACGACACCTCGTTCGCTTACTGCCCCTGGGTTCTGCACGCCGACTGCCAGATCCGGCCATTGACGGTGGGTCACCGAGTGCTTGAAGAGGTGTGGGCAGTCATCAGCAAGCACCTCAGCTATCAACTGCTGCTGGATCAAACAGTGGAGAGTACCGTAGCTCGAGACTTCACGAGGAACGACGGCTGGATGAACCTTCAACATGATACCGAGTACGTAGCTCTGGACCTGGAAGATTTGTTGTTGGAAGACCTGATCGATGAGATTGTCCTCGAGTTTGCTGGTTTATCCTGTTCAAGCATGCTTCATGTACCATATTATAATTGA
- the LOC103991328 gene encoding transcription factor MYB3R-3-like isoform X1: MKIEQSCVENKQSAAASSSSLSEGSYGMTRMSPAVCSRPAPSPSGRRTSGPIRRAKGGWTPQEDETLRKAVEAYKGRCWKKIAEFFPHRTEVQCLHRWQKVLNPELIKGPWMPEEDEKIISLVAKYGATKWSIIAKSLPGRIGKQCRERWHNHLDPTIKKDAWTVEEELVLMNAHCVHGNKWAEIAKVLPGRTDNSIKNHWNSSLKKKLDFFMASGKLPLFPKPEMLDDSEAITNLDGRHSLLSLSEGSDTITRAFSGSVCSFDSGLPAEPCKLEDQNNWLALSTVQDSKTEALTNLTVRGINDPDTGCSKHTSTSDICTRSDPETELAECSNSGENDQLNDTLQPTKSKLEAPPVFGSLFYKPFQLEDVCLSAASTLLTTHDSIQQSYCSAIVTSPNSYLTPPSVTGRNSIQSVESVLKSAARSFSNTPSIFRRTKREAETMFASDSSSSQPDRLKILDTSGTTVEGKSGDNSEATDSSKFSSSPCDSGTILYNGKSFNVSPAYRLRSKRSAIVKSVEKQLDFTFKENDCDGNIEHLNLPTDSSSHSSNTILPSIQERKLTEPPIGS; this comes from the exons ATGAAGATTGAGCAAAGTTGTGTGGAGAACAAACAATCTGCGGCAGCCTCGAGCTCATCCCTGTCCGAGGGAAGTTATGGAATGACTAGAATGTCACCTGCTGTTTGTAGCAGGCCAGCGCCTTCACCATCGGGGAG GAGAACTAGTGGTCCTATAAGGCGAGCTAAGGGTGGTTGGACACCACAAGAG GATGAGACATTAAGGAAAGCTGTTGAAGCTTACAAAGGAAGATGTTGGAAGAAAATAG CTGAATTTTTTCCACATagaactgaagtacaatgtcttcATCGGTGGCAAAAGGTTCTCAATCCTGAACTAATTAAAGGTCCATGGATGCCCGAG GAGGATGAGAAGATCATCAGTCTTGTAGCAAAGTACGGGGCAACAAAATGGTCTATAATTGCAAAATCTCTTCCTGGTCGAATTGGGAAGCAATGCCGAGAGAG GTGGCATAATCATTTGGATCCTACAATAAAGAAAGATGCATGGACCGTAGAGGAGGAACTTGTGCTCATGAATGCCCATTGTGTACATGGAAATAAATGGGCAGAAATTGCAAAGGTCTTACCTGGAAG GACTGACAACTCGATAAAAAATCACTGGAATAGTTCCTTAAAGAAAAAGTTAGATTTCTTCATGGCTTCTGGTAAGCTTCCACTGTTTCCAAAACCTGAGATGCTTGATGATTCAGAGGCAATAACCAACCTAGATGGTAGACATTCACTTCTTAGTTTGAGCGAAGGATCAGATACAATTACCAGAGCTTTTTCTGGATCAGTTTGTTCCTTTGATTCTGGTTTGCCTGCTGAACCATGTAAATTGGAAGACCAAAATAATTGGTTGGCATTGTCAACAGTTCAAGACTCTAAGACAGAAGCTTTAACAAATTTGACTGTAAGGGGAATTAATGATCCAGATACTGGATGCAGCAAGCATACCTCGACATCTGATATCTGCACTAGATCTGATCCAGAAACAGAGTTGGCAGAGTGTAGCAACTCCGGTGAGAATGATCAGCTGAATGATACCTTGCAACCAACAAAATCGAAGTTGGAAGCTCCTCCTGTTTTTGGTTCTCTCTTTTACAAGCCATTCCAACTAGAAGATGTTTGCCTTTCTGCAGCTTCTACTCTATTAACCACACATGATTCCATCCAACAATCATACTGCTCAGCGATTGTGACTTCGCCAAATAGTTATCTGACTCCTCCCTCTGTGACCGGGAGGAATTCAATTCAAAGTGTTGAATCTGTATTAAAAAGTGCAGCTAGAAGTTTCTCCAACACTCCCTCTATTTTCAGGAGGACAAAGAGGGAAGCAGAAACGATGTTTGCTTCTGATAGTAGTTCGTCACAGCCAGATAGGTTAAAAATTCTGGACACTTCTGGTACTACTGTAGAAGGAAAGAGTGGAGATAACTCAGAGGCAACCGATTCTTCAAAATTCAGTTCTAGTCCTTGTGACAGTGGAACCATATTATACAATGGAAAGAGCTTTAATGTTTCTCCCGCGTACAGGTTGAGGTCCAAAAGGTCTGCAATCGTCAAATCAGTGGAGAAGCAGCTTGATTTTACATTCAAGGAAAATGATTGCGATGGTAATATTGAACACCTGAACTTGCCTACAGACAGCAGTTCCCATAGTTCCAATACCATCCTTCCGAGCATACAGGAGAGGAAATTAACTGAGCCTCCAATTGGATCGTAA
- the LOC103991328 gene encoding transcription factor MYB3R-2-like isoform X2: MKAEFFPHRTEVQCLHRWQKVLNPELIKGPWMPEEDEKIISLVAKYGATKWSIIAKSLPGRIGKQCRERWHNHLDPTIKKDAWTVEEELVLMNAHCVHGNKWAEIAKVLPGRTDNSIKNHWNSSLKKKLDFFMASGKLPLFPKPEMLDDSEAITNLDGRHSLLSLSEGSDTITRAFSGSVCSFDSGLPAEPCKLEDQNNWLALSTVQDSKTEALTNLTVRGINDPDTGCSKHTSTSDICTRSDPETELAECSNSGENDQLNDTLQPTKSKLEAPPVFGSLFYKPFQLEDVCLSAASTLLTTHDSIQQSYCSAIVTSPNSYLTPPSVTGRNSIQSVESVLKSAARSFSNTPSIFRRTKREAETMFASDSSSSQPDRLKILDTSGTTVEGKSGDNSEATDSSKFSSSPCDSGTILYNGKSFNVSPAYRLRSKRSAIVKSVEKQLDFTFKENDCDGNIEHLNLPTDSSSHSSNTILPSIQERKLTEPPIGS, translated from the exons ATGAAGG CTGAATTTTTTCCACATagaactgaagtacaatgtcttcATCGGTGGCAAAAGGTTCTCAATCCTGAACTAATTAAAGGTCCATGGATGCCCGAG GAGGATGAGAAGATCATCAGTCTTGTAGCAAAGTACGGGGCAACAAAATGGTCTATAATTGCAAAATCTCTTCCTGGTCGAATTGGGAAGCAATGCCGAGAGAG GTGGCATAATCATTTGGATCCTACAATAAAGAAAGATGCATGGACCGTAGAGGAGGAACTTGTGCTCATGAATGCCCATTGTGTACATGGAAATAAATGGGCAGAAATTGCAAAGGTCTTACCTGGAAG GACTGACAACTCGATAAAAAATCACTGGAATAGTTCCTTAAAGAAAAAGTTAGATTTCTTCATGGCTTCTGGTAAGCTTCCACTGTTTCCAAAACCTGAGATGCTTGATGATTCAGAGGCAATAACCAACCTAGATGGTAGACATTCACTTCTTAGTTTGAGCGAAGGATCAGATACAATTACCAGAGCTTTTTCTGGATCAGTTTGTTCCTTTGATTCTGGTTTGCCTGCTGAACCATGTAAATTGGAAGACCAAAATAATTGGTTGGCATTGTCAACAGTTCAAGACTCTAAGACAGAAGCTTTAACAAATTTGACTGTAAGGGGAATTAATGATCCAGATACTGGATGCAGCAAGCATACCTCGACATCTGATATCTGCACTAGATCTGATCCAGAAACAGAGTTGGCAGAGTGTAGCAACTCCGGTGAGAATGATCAGCTGAATGATACCTTGCAACCAACAAAATCGAAGTTGGAAGCTCCTCCTGTTTTTGGTTCTCTCTTTTACAAGCCATTCCAACTAGAAGATGTTTGCCTTTCTGCAGCTTCTACTCTATTAACCACACATGATTCCATCCAACAATCATACTGCTCAGCGATTGTGACTTCGCCAAATAGTTATCTGACTCCTCCCTCTGTGACCGGGAGGAATTCAATTCAAAGTGTTGAATCTGTATTAAAAAGTGCAGCTAGAAGTTTCTCCAACACTCCCTCTATTTTCAGGAGGACAAAGAGGGAAGCAGAAACGATGTTTGCTTCTGATAGTAGTTCGTCACAGCCAGATAGGTTAAAAATTCTGGACACTTCTGGTACTACTGTAGAAGGAAAGAGTGGAGATAACTCAGAGGCAACCGATTCTTCAAAATTCAGTTCTAGTCCTTGTGACAGTGGAACCATATTATACAATGGAAAGAGCTTTAATGTTTCTCCCGCGTACAGGTTGAGGTCCAAAAGGTCTGCAATCGTCAAATCAGTGGAGAAGCAGCTTGATTTTACATTCAAGGAAAATGATTGCGATGGTAATATTGAACACCTGAACTTGCCTACAGACAGCAGTTCCCATAGTTCCAATACCATCCTTCCGAGCATACAGGAGAGGAAATTAACTGAGCCTCCAATTGGATCGTAA
- the LOC103991328 gene encoding transcription factor MYB3R-2-like isoform X3 translates to MPEEDEKIISLVAKYGATKWSIIAKSLPGRIGKQCRERWHNHLDPTIKKDAWTVEEELVLMNAHCVHGNKWAEIAKVLPGRTDNSIKNHWNSSLKKKLDFFMASGKLPLFPKPEMLDDSEAITNLDGRHSLLSLSEGSDTITRAFSGSVCSFDSGLPAEPCKLEDQNNWLALSTVQDSKTEALTNLTVRGINDPDTGCSKHTSTSDICTRSDPETELAECSNSGENDQLNDTLQPTKSKLEAPPVFGSLFYKPFQLEDVCLSAASTLLTTHDSIQQSYCSAIVTSPNSYLTPPSVTGRNSIQSVESVLKSAARSFSNTPSIFRRTKREAETMFASDSSSSQPDRLKILDTSGTTVEGKSGDNSEATDSSKFSSSPCDSGTILYNGKSFNVSPAYRLRSKRSAIVKSVEKQLDFTFKENDCDGNIEHLNLPTDSSSHSSNTILPSIQERKLTEPPIGS, encoded by the exons ATGCCCGAG GAGGATGAGAAGATCATCAGTCTTGTAGCAAAGTACGGGGCAACAAAATGGTCTATAATTGCAAAATCTCTTCCTGGTCGAATTGGGAAGCAATGCCGAGAGAG GTGGCATAATCATTTGGATCCTACAATAAAGAAAGATGCATGGACCGTAGAGGAGGAACTTGTGCTCATGAATGCCCATTGTGTACATGGAAATAAATGGGCAGAAATTGCAAAGGTCTTACCTGGAAG GACTGACAACTCGATAAAAAATCACTGGAATAGTTCCTTAAAGAAAAAGTTAGATTTCTTCATGGCTTCTGGTAAGCTTCCACTGTTTCCAAAACCTGAGATGCTTGATGATTCAGAGGCAATAACCAACCTAGATGGTAGACATTCACTTCTTAGTTTGAGCGAAGGATCAGATACAATTACCAGAGCTTTTTCTGGATCAGTTTGTTCCTTTGATTCTGGTTTGCCTGCTGAACCATGTAAATTGGAAGACCAAAATAATTGGTTGGCATTGTCAACAGTTCAAGACTCTAAGACAGAAGCTTTAACAAATTTGACTGTAAGGGGAATTAATGATCCAGATACTGGATGCAGCAAGCATACCTCGACATCTGATATCTGCACTAGATCTGATCCAGAAACAGAGTTGGCAGAGTGTAGCAACTCCGGTGAGAATGATCAGCTGAATGATACCTTGCAACCAACAAAATCGAAGTTGGAAGCTCCTCCTGTTTTTGGTTCTCTCTTTTACAAGCCATTCCAACTAGAAGATGTTTGCCTTTCTGCAGCTTCTACTCTATTAACCACACATGATTCCATCCAACAATCATACTGCTCAGCGATTGTGACTTCGCCAAATAGTTATCTGACTCCTCCCTCTGTGACCGGGAGGAATTCAATTCAAAGTGTTGAATCTGTATTAAAAAGTGCAGCTAGAAGTTTCTCCAACACTCCCTCTATTTTCAGGAGGACAAAGAGGGAAGCAGAAACGATGTTTGCTTCTGATAGTAGTTCGTCACAGCCAGATAGGTTAAAAATTCTGGACACTTCTGGTACTACTGTAGAAGGAAAGAGTGGAGATAACTCAGAGGCAACCGATTCTTCAAAATTCAGTTCTAGTCCTTGTGACAGTGGAACCATATTATACAATGGAAAGAGCTTTAATGTTTCTCCCGCGTACAGGTTGAGGTCCAAAAGGTCTGCAATCGTCAAATCAGTGGAGAAGCAGCTTGATTTTACATTCAAGGAAAATGATTGCGATGGTAATATTGAACACCTGAACTTGCCTACAGACAGCAGTTCCCATAGTTCCAATACCATCCTTCCGAGCATACAGGAGAGGAAATTAACTGAGCCTCCAATTGGATCGTAA
- the LOC135643541 gene encoding protein rough sheath 2-like codes for MKERQRWRSEEDAVLCAYVKQNGPREWHLVSQRMNVPLLRDAKSCLERWKNYLRPGVKKGPLTEEEQRLVIGLQAKYGNKWKKIAAEVPGRTAKRLGKWWEVFKEKQQRVVQREISKSVVSSTDPGKYDRILESFAEKLVKEQLMAAPLLPPWLSSNTNGAHRPPPSPSVALTLSPSAAPPARMPWTQAERAVESGPGFVPGFAVVDGRVVADLVECCKELEEGHRAWAAHKKEAAWRLKRVELQLEAEKACKRREMMEEIEAKIRALREEQQAALERIEAEYREQIAGLRREAETKEHKLTEQWATKHISLSKFLEQFGCRQWPSVEMNER; via the coding sequence ATgaaggagaggcagcggtggaggTCTGAGGAGGACGCCGTCTTGTGTGCGTACGTGAAGCAGAATGGGCCGCGGGAGTGGCACCTGGTGTCCCAGCGCATGAACGTGCCCCTGCTCAGGGACGCCAAATCTTGCTTGGAGAGGTGGAAGAATTACCTCAGGCCGGGAGTTAAGAAGGGGCCGCTCACCGAGGAGGAGCAGCGCCTCGTGATCGGGCTACAGGCCAAGTACGGCAACAAGTGGAAGAAGATCGCCGCTGAGGTCCCAGGCCGCACCGCCAAAAGGCTCGGCAAGTGGTGGGAGGTCTTCAAGGAGAAGCAGCAGAGGGTGGTGCAGCGAGAGATTAGCAAGTCCGTGGTAAGCTCCACCGATCCGGGTAAGTACGACCGCATCCTCGAGAGCTTCGCGGAAAAGCTAGTGAAAGAGCAGCTGATGGCTGCGCCATTACTTCCCCCATGGCTTTCTTCCAACACCAACGGCGCCCACCGACCGCCGCCATCTCCCTCCGTGGCTCTTACTCTCTCGCCTTCCGCTGCGCCCCCTGCCCGCATGCCCTGGACGCAAGCAGAGCGAGCCGTGGAGAGCGGTCCGGGTTTTGTACCTGGGTTCGCCGTGGTGGATGGCCGCGTCGTTGCCGACCTGGTCGAGTGCTGCAAAGAACTGGAGGAAGGGCATCGGGCGTGGGCGGCGCACAAGAAAGAAGCGGCCTGGAGGCTGAAGAGGGTCGAGCTGCAGCTGGAGGCGGAGAAAGCCTGCAAGAGGAGGGAGATGATGGAGGAGATCGAGGCCAAGATCAGGGCGCTCAGGGAGGAGCAGCAGGCGGCGCTAGAACGAATCGAAGCGGAGTACAGGGAGCAGATTGCCGGACTGAGGAGGGAGGCGGAAACGAAGGAGCACAAGTTGACAGAGCAATGGGCGACGAAGCATATAAGCCTGAGCAAGTTTCTGGAGCAGTTCGGGTGTCGCCAGTGGCCGTCGGTGGAGATGAACGAGCGCTGA